Genomic segment of Callithrix jacchus isolate 240 chromosome 9, calJac240_pri, whole genome shotgun sequence:
ATAGGCAGCATGTAGTGCTGAGATAAGATTATGAGATaagatttaaaaagcaagaccCCACTACATGCTGCCTAGAAGAAATCTACTCTAAATATAAAGAGACAGATGAAATAAAAGGTTGGAAAAAATACACTGTGCAAACACTATTTAAAACTAAACTAGGGGGCCTAtattattattcagaaaaaaacagcAGACTGCAGAATAAGGACTACTATATGAATAGAGAGtgacattacattacattacataataacaaatataaaaataactcatagatcaaaaagaaagttaaaaaaattagaatgattATAGAAGGCAGCTCATTTAGTTGGAGACAATTTTGGGAGAAAACGCTATAAATGGAAAGGGGCACAAGGAAACtagaatgatggaaatgttctatatccaAATTATAGTGGTGGTTACACAGGTATAGATATTCATCAAAGTTTATCAATTGAACACTTTAAATGCATGCATTTTATTGAATATAGATTATACCAAAATAAAGTTGATTCTTTAAAAATCCGAGAACTATATagcaagaagaaaatgtttgtgttaagtgaaaaaaagaaaaaaattagttatagACCATAATAATAACAATGTGAATAAATCACTGCTAAATATGGGAGACAGCATAGTATAGAGATTGAAGGTCCAAGCTCAGAAGACCAATTCCCTGGATTCAAGTCCTTACAGTCAGTTTCTTAAATccactgtgcttcagtttcctcatctgtaaaatagggataacatTATATTGCAGAGTGGTTGAAAAGTTTAAAGAAGTTACTAGATgcaaaatgcttagaacagtgcctagaaacaaatactcaacaaatattaatcattattattaaaatgaatgcacacaagggaaaaaggaaaaaaaaaaacaacatggcAGCTGTCTTAGAATACTCATATTATGGCCAGgtatgggggctcacacctgtaatcccagcactttgggaggctgaggcaggtatatcatgaggtcaggagttcaagatcagcctgaccaagatggtgaaaccctgtattgactaaaaatacaaaaattagctgggtgtgatggtggacacctataatcccagctactcaggaggctgaagcagggaattgcttgaacccgggaggtggaggttgcagtgagccaagatggtgccactgcactccaccctgagtgacagagcaagcctatgtctaaaaaagaaaaaaaaaagaaagaaaataatactcGTATTATGGCAAAACTGCTTCTCTAATCAAAATTActataaagttattttataattaaaactttaaaaaatagtcctCTCCATACTCTGCTTCACAATTgctgataaaaaaaatttttcccagttTTCACAGGAGGAAGAAATTAACAACAGAAAGCAGGAAGCTAAATGAAAAAAGGAGTTATTTTTGAGTggatagaaaacacagaaaaataggacatgtgtttttatttttttattttttgagacagggtattgctctgtcaactcaggctggagtgcagtggcatcattgctcacagcagcctcaaacacctgggatcatgcaatcctcctgcctgtctctcgaacagctgagactacagatatgtgccactgtgcctagctaagttttttttttttaaaggtctcactacgtttcccaggctggtcttgaactcctagcctcaagcgatcctcctgtgtCAACCACCCAAAGTGGTATGCACCATGCCtggtgtatttttctttaaaacaactcaactcaaaaaaattttacgctggccaggcgcagtggctcacacctgtaacctcaacactttgggaggccgaggtgggcggatcatgaggtcagaagttcgagagcagcctggtcaatatgatgaaaccctgtctctactaaaattacacacacaaaaattagccagatgtggtggcacacgcctgtagtcccagctactcgggaggctgaggcaggagcatcacttgaacccatgaggcagaggttgtagtgagccaagattgggccactgcactctagcctgggcaaaagagtgacattctatctcaaaaaaacaaaacaaaacaaaattttactagaaatatttcattattactGTAAGTGGGGGGGAAAACCCTTATATGGCACAAATAGACAGTAGctgtaaaaataaatgcattaaggCCAGGTGTCagaatcccaacacttcaggaggccaaagagggaggactgcttgagcccaggaatgtcCAGCCTGCAGTGAAGTATGATGCAAcagctgcgctccagcctgagtgacagcgaggccctgtctctaaagaagtaagtgcatttaaaagaaaacaatgtaattAAATTCTAGTTAAATATAGTTCTTTTTATTGGAAAGGGAGATTAACATGTACTTAGAGGTACCAAACTGACTTTCTCTTCCCATAATCAGTAAGACTGAAACAGAATTGAAAAGGTTCAACTTTTGCACTAGAGAAtcaatgttatttaatattttgtcccTGGCCCACCTGATAGCAGCAACTGGCATCACAGTGGCGCCTCCTTCTTTGTTTGGTACACTCCCAGAGGTCGAGCATGGACTTCAGAGTCATATAAACCTTGCCTCGGGGTCTGACTCTGACAGTTTTTGCAGCTGTAAATCTGGAATACTGACTGTACCCATGTGATGAGATTAAATGAGGCCTTTTATAATAAGCACCTCATAAacctttgtcttttaaaaattttttgttttaacactGTGAAGGTAGACTTCTCATTAAGaaattgtggccaggcatggtggttcacgcctgtaatcccagcactttgggaggccgaggtgagtggatcactagaggtcaggagttctagagcagcctggccaacatggtgaaaccccatctttaaaaaaaaaaaaaagaaatatccttcccgggccaggcgcggtggttcatgcctgtaatcccagcactttgggaggccgaggcgggtggatcacaaggtcaagaggtcgagaccatcctggttaacatggtgaaaccccgtctctactaaaaatacaaaacattagctgggcacagtggtgcgtgcctgtaatcccagctactcaggaggctgaggcaggagaattgcctgaacccagaggcagaggttgcagtgagccgagatcacgccattgcactccagcctgggtaacaagagcgaaactccgtctcaaaaaaaaaaaaaaaagaaatatccttcCCAACAGATTCTCAATCAAGCTATTACTGTTTAATACACATTTTAGAATCTGCAAGTTCTACACAAagtcctcaataaatgtttgctattcCTATTATTATTTCTGCTGCAAATGTCTAAATTCATATTTTGTGATAAAGCAGCCTCAATAATATCACTGCATGTAttgtagctcttttttttttgagacagagtctcgcaaggtcgcctgggctgcagtgcaatggcacgatctcggctcactgcaacctccacctcctgggttcaagcaattctcctatctcagcctcccaagtagttgggattacaggcgcctgccaccatgcctggctaatttttttgtatttttagtagagatggggtttcactatgttgccaggctggtctcaaactcctgacttcatgatccgcccacctcagactcccaaagcgctgggattacaggcatgagccactacacccggccttaGCATAGCTCTTTATAACTAAAAGTTATAAGACAATCTATTAACTAGTCAAAAAAGCTTCTGACCTTTTTCAGAAATTTATTGCAACATTTTAAGGCTTAGAAATTTCTATATTCAAATCCCGCCTCACACCCACCCCACAATCATTTTagtatcattttattaattttacccGACAGCCccaagttgtatttttttttttttttaaaaagtttcttatagcctggccaaatggtgaaattccgtctctaccaaagaatatgaaaattagccacgtgtggtggcacacgcctgtagtcccagctactcagaaggctgagatggaagaactacttgaacccagggggcggaggctatagagagccaagatcatgccactgcattccagcctgggcaacagagtgagaccctgtctcaaaaaaaaaaagaagtttcttaaGCTTAAAATGTAAATTGATGGGAATGCAAGTTTGTGCAACTTTCCTAGGGGCAATCTGTCAGTGTATAGCCAAAGCCTTGTAAAACAAATCGTATACTTTTACCAAGCATTCCAATTTTAGGATATTATTCTATTTGTCTATAAGAATTTCCCtctatggccaggcacagtggctcatgcctataatcccagcactttgggaggccgaggcgggtggatcacgaggtcaagagatcgagaccatcctggtcaacatggtgaaactctttctctactaaaaatacaaaaattagctgggcatggtggtgtgcacctgtagtcccagctactcgggaggctgaggcaggagaattgcttgaacccagaaggcggaggttgcagtgagccaagattgtgccattgcacttcagtctgggtaacaacagcaaaactccgtctcaaaaaaaaaaagaatttacctcTAAGGATTTTCACCGAAGCAATatttataatgattttaaaactggTAACAAACTAAAGGTCTAACAATAATAAATTGGATATCTTGTGGAAAATGTTTACCACGTTGGTAAGTGAAAAAGATAGTTACAAAACAGTATTATTGTGTGATcccatttttaacttaaaatgtgttaaatattaataaagacaTCAAGATGCTAATAGTGACATATCTGATTAAAGTAAAtgggttattttaattttctccctttaattatttttttttttttgaggagtctctctctgtcaccaagtctggagtgcagtggcaccatctgagctcaatgcaacctccgcctcctgggttcaagggattctcctgcctcagcctcccaggtagctgggattaacaccacacccggctaatttttgtattttagtagagactgggtttcaccacgttggccaggctagtctcaaactcctgacctcaagtgatccacccgccttgacctcccaaagtactggaattataggcaggaGCACAGCCCATAAAAGACTGGTAAATATCCATGAAAATTTGAATCCACGAACTCTTTCACCTAACTGTTCCAAAACTAACAACTGACTCTCCAGATAAACTTGCACAAACAGAAAATGTTGTGTGCATTAAAACATTCCTTGCAGCACTGACTGTAATAgcaacaagctggaaaacattcaaaGGCCTATCAAATAGGAGTAGATAAAAAGGGACAAGACATCTAAAatctattaaatgaaataacctaGTGTGGATTGTActatttaatcatttaatatttccaattttattacACATACctgtatgtacacatacatacacacactagaACATTTCTGGAAGCATGCATTAAAAAACCTCTATCAGAAGAAACCTCTACAGATTAAGAACAGTAGAGTAGGGGAAGCCTGGAATGTTTACCTTTGAACTTGTGTTTTTCTgtgccaattaatttttttaaccaggAAAATCaattagttttataatttaaagcCAAAAGCAAGAATTGTGTAATTACATAATTTCTAAGATTCCTTCTAGCGCTAAAACTCCAGTAAGTCCTTAATATGAATTATTATCAACATGGCTGATTTGATCACTcaaaatattgaatatatttaccaaatttttaatttaacaaatcCCTATTTGAAATTCAGTTCTGCTTGTGCTCTGCTAGGATCCAAAATTGACAGGGGACAActggatacatatttttaaattgatctaTTTTTCTAAGGCAGATTCTAGGgagattgtttatttttaattgataggAAATGAAATATAAGCTACAAGACTATGGATGAATTTAATTTATGGCAGATTGAAACGTTCTTATTGCATGTAAGAAAGTCAGAGAACCCAGAGGTTTTTTTATTAGCAGCTGCAGGTAACTATTTTATAAATCCAAAGTTAGTTCTCAAGGAGGGTAATATGGTGTGAGCTGGGGTAAGAGGGTGTAGGGAAAAGACCACAAGTAACTCAAAATTGCAGCTAAAACTTGTCAAAAGAGTATATAATGTAAATTTAGTTGTAATCACATCCAATATTTAGAAACGCTATTGCTCTATAGCGCAAAATAATACAAGTTCCATAGTTTGGAAACACTGAACATCATATAAATTTCTTGATGAGAAACAACCAAAAGGTTAATATGGGAAAATAATTATGGTTGCTTAACATCTTCGCTGAAATCTGATCTTTTGGAAACATGACGATGGGACCAAGGACTTCAGCATCTACTATGTAGATCTACATCTACATTCAACTGTGACAATTTCAAGCAGAACTGCCCTTCTCCCAGAACCACGAAAGAGGCTGAAGGAGATACTTGAGAAACAATTAATTTAAAGGCATCAGATAGATATCCAGCAACCAGGATTTGAAGAGACAAGATTTCAGAGAGAAGGGAAGCTTTGAGAAGTGAACCCTACCTTCTCCTGTTGCCTTTCCCCCTTGAAGTGTTTGCTGATTCTTATGCCACACAGAACGAATATTCTTAGAAGGCACAATGCTGAGAAGCTCAGCAAAGCTCAGCGGCTTCATGGTGCTTGCTAGTGTTAGATGGACAAAAATTGGAGCTCAGAGCctacccaggaggaagaggcatGGGAAACACCCTAGGCTTTCTGTTACACGTTTTCTGGATGCTCATTCTTGGTTAAGAAGGTGTCTcccgccaggtgcagtggctcacgcctgtaatcccagcactttgggaggctgaggcgggtggttcacgaggtcaggagttcaagaccagcctggccaacatggtgaaactctatctctactaaaaatacaaaaattggctgggtgtggtggcacacacctgtaatcccagctactcgggaggctgaggcaggaatttcacttgaacccaggaggcagaagttgcagtgagctgagatttcaccgctgcactccagcctgggtaacaaagactccatttcaaaaaaaaaataaggcctcTCCCATCTCTGCCTTGTATACTCACAGGCTCTCTTAATTTCTTGTAagcaggaatttattttttatatggtgCAAGATAGGAGTTTAACTATTTTGATTGAGATGGATAACCAGTCAAGGTTAGCATCATTTATGATATTAACTATCCTTTCCCCTCCAAACTGAAATATCGCTTTTGTCTTATCTTAAATGGAAACAatctatttttagattatttggttgcactgattttgtttttgaaatggagtcttgctctatcacccacgctggagtgcagtgccacaatttccactcactgcaacctctgcctgctggactcaagcaattctcccgtctcagcctcctgagtagctgggattataggtgcacaccaccacgcctggctaattcttgtatttttaatagagacgggttttaccacattgcccaggctggccttgaactcctgacctcaagtgatctacctacctcagcctcccaaagtgctgggattacaggcatgagcctctccATCTGGCCGGTTGCATTGATCTGTTTGTATATTCAAATATGTCAGGGACACATCATTCTTTTCCACCGTACAGCATCTGAATCCCATTCTTATGTGAGGGAAACCCCCACCTTATGATTCTGAGCCTCCCAGAAGAGAAGCTGAAAATGCCATGTAAAacccttcccagcttcccttgcaaCTAAGGTATGATAAGTAGCCTCCAAACGGGCCCCAGTGATCTCTGGCTGCTGGTATTTACAGCCTCGTATAACCTCATTGAGTAGGGTTGTTTCAGAAATGAGGGTGTGCAATTTCTAAGGTTGgttatgagtcactgtgcctccTGCTCTGTTCTCTGTCTTGGATCACACACTCCAGGGGAGgccagctgccatgctgtgagcACACTTAAGCAGCCCTACGGAGAGGTCCATgtggtgaggaactgaggccccAGCCAACAGCCATGTGAAGGAGCCATTATTGAAGCAGATCCTCCAGCTCCACTTGAGACCTCAAATGATTTCAGCTGTGCCCAACATCTTGACCACAAGCTCATGAGAGATTCGGAGCCACAACTACCCAGTTAGGTGATGATTCCTGACCTACAGATACTgtgtgagagaataaatgtttattgttttcagCTGCTAAATTTAGGGGTAGTTATGCAACAATAGATAATGTAAGGGGTATGGGACCTGACCCAAGTTCTTCATCTGTTTTATGTTCCtcaatattttagttttcttcatgttggaACTGTCTTTCTcaagtttatttctaagtattttatagttcttttctctaatatgagtgacactttttaaaattcttactttgTGTTTTTTGCAAGATTAGAGCAAAACTATTGATTCTTATGTATTTATCGTATAGCCAATAATTTACCAGATTctcatattattttacattttttttttttttgagagggagtcttgttctgtcaccaggctggagtacagtggcgcgaattcggcttactgcaacctccacttctggggttcaagagattctcctgcctcagcctccagagtagctgggactacaggcacgtgccaccacatccagctaatttttatatttttagcagagatggggtttcaccatgttggccagatggtcttgatctcttgaccttgtgatccacccaccttggcctcccaaagtgctgggattacaggtgtgagccactgcacctggccctctatacttttttttaaggGGTCGATCGGGAAGTGGCTCAACTCAAGGTAGATCACCCGCCCACTTCCAAGATCCAACTATAAGCTTTTTAACAGCAGCAACTTAAATATATGCTATTAGAGCTGGAATTAATCATTTTGTacttaagacagaaaaaaacactACTGTCTCCTAGATTTCTGGGAGATGCAACTGTCATCAGTAagaacaaatttcaaaataaaagactccaccttttctaaaatttatgcCAATTACTTGATTTCCTTGTTGTTAAATCTCCTAAACAGTGTAGGACAATACTGACAGTAGCAGGCATCTCTGTCTGGTTCCTCATTCTTAGTGATATGGTTTTTAGTGTTTTGATGTTTAGAATGATAGTTGCTGTTAGTTTTCTTTAATTGAGGTATACGTaacaaaattcacccttttaaagtatacagtttgatgagttttaacAACTACTGATATCAAGATCAAgagcatttccatcaccccaaaaagttCCCTGGTACTCCTTTGCAGtccttttatatctttttttttttcatgccatATGATTTTTAATTATGCATAAACATCTAATGTATCACCCAGGGACCATTTCACCCACTGCTCTGTTTGGCAGCCagtcttttgtctctctcttcagCAATGGTGAGACGGATACCCTTTCCTCGGGGAAGAGAAATCCATGGTTTGTTGCCCTtgccaataacaaaaatattggaAAGTCGAGTGGCAAAGCTGTTGCCATTGGCATCTTTCACATGAACCACATCGAAAGATCCAGGGTGCCTCTCTCTGTTGGTAATCACACCAATTCTTCCCAGGTTAGCACCCCCAGTCACCATACACAGGTTACCAGTGTCAAACTTGATGAAATCAGTAATCTTGCCAGTCTCCAAATCAATCTGAATGGTATCATTCACCTTGATGAGGGGATCAGGGTAGCGGATGGTGCGAGCATCATGAGTCACCAGATGAGGGATTCCTTTTGTGCCCACAAAGATTTTTCGTACTTTGCACAATTTGTACTTGGCCTCCTCAGGTGTAATACGATGTACAGCAAAGCGACCCTTGGTGTCATAGATCAGACGGAAATTCTCTCCCGTCTTGTCAATGCTGATGACATCCATGAAACCAGCAGGGTAGGTTATATCAGTTCGGACTTTGCCATCAATCTTAATGTACCGCTGCATGCAAATCTTCTTTACTTCATCTCCTATCAAGGCATACTTAAGTCTGTTCCTTAGGAAAATGATGAGGGGGAGACACTCTCTCAACTTGTGAGGACCGGTGGATGGACGAGGAGCAAACACACCGGTCAATTTATCCAGCATCCAGTGCTTTGGAGCTGCCACCCGCTTCAGATGCTTCTTGGGACCACGAGCCATGGCTGCGTTAGGCAAGGAAAGAGCACTTTTATATCTTTACTTCAGTTTAAGTAAGATACTTGCACTTATGATGTAACTCTATTGTTAATGCTTgcacaaggctgggcacaggggctcacgtttgtaatcccagaactttgggaggccgaggcaggcttgagcccagaagtccgagaccagcctggacaacatagggagaccccacctttacaaaagaaaaaagcctcaAAGTTGTTCACAATGAActcaaagtactttttttttttttttgagatggcctctctgttacccaggctggagtgcaatggtataatcttggctcaccacaacctccacctccagagttcaagagattctcctgcctcagcctcctgtgtagctgggtttacaggcatgcaccaccatatccggctaacttttgtattttttaagtagagatggggtttcaccatgttggccaggctggtctcgaactcctgacatcgagcaatccatctgccttggcctccaaggtgctgggattacaagcatgagccaccacacctggcctacgaaaaaacttttttaattagccaggtgttggtgGTACCTGCAGTCccaccagctacttgagaggctgagatgggaggactgcttgagctcagaaggttgggcctgcagtaag
This window contains:
- the LOC100397534 gene encoding small ribosomal subunit protein eS4, X isoform isoform X2; amino-acid sequence: MARGPKKHLKRVAAPKHWMLDKLTGVFAPRPSTGPHKLRECLPLIIFLRNRLKYALIGDEVKKICMQRYIKIDGKVRTDITYPAGFMDVISIDKTGENFRLIYDTKGRFAVHRITPEEAKYKLCKVRKIFVGTKGIPHLVTHDARTIRYPDPLIKVNDTIQIDLETGKITDFIKFDTGNLCMVTGGANLGRIGVITNRERHPGSFDVVHVKDANGNSFATRLSNIFVIGKGNKPWISLPRGKGIRLTIAEERDKRLAAKQSSG
- the LOC100397534 gene encoding small ribosomal subunit protein eS4, X isoform isoform X1; protein product: MMVGIPEAGRAQDAMARGPKKHLKRVAAPKHWMLDKLTGVFAPRPSTGPHKLRECLPLIIFLRNRLKYALIGDEVKKICMQRYIKIDGKVRTDITYPAGFMDVISIDKTGENFRLIYDTKGRFAVHRITPEEAKYKLCKVRKIFVGTKGIPHLVTHDARTIRYPDPLIKVNDTIQIDLETGKITDFIKFDTGNLCMVTGGANLGRIGVITNRERHPGSFDVVHVKDANGNSFATRLSNIFVIGKGNKPWISLPRGKGIRLTIAEERDKRLAAKQSSG